From the genome of Chroicocephalus ridibundus chromosome 1, bChrRid1.1, whole genome shotgun sequence, one region includes:
- the LMOD2 gene encoding leiomodin-2, with protein sequence MSTFGYRRELSKYEDIDEDELLASLTEEELKELERELEDIEPDRNLPVGQRQKSLTEKTPTGTFSREALMAYWERETRKLLEKERLGACDKDSEQEEDNSEDIQEEYFTESNSEVSEEAYTEEDDDEEDEEEDEDDSDDEDEEKQNAAAGERPGDSRSSDHIRRKKCNGAKDNQNLLNGHDGKDTDNLSLKSSAIHPCGNPTVIEDALEKVRSNDPDTTEVNLNNIENITSQMLIQFAQALRDNTVVKSFSLANTHADDNVAIAIAGMLKVNQHITSLNIESNFVTGKGVLAIMRALQNNKVLTELRFHNQRHIMGSQVEMDIVKLLKENTTLVKLGYHFDLAGPRMSMTSILTRNMDKQRQKRMQEQRQQESGCDGAVNPKAKGLQKGTPRSSPYVSPKSSPWSSPKLPKKALPVKSQPPAPAPPPPPPPPPPPPPPPPVIPEKKAPTRNIAEVIKQQESSKKALQNGQKKKKAKKSKKHENSILKEIKDSLKSVSDRKSEEGSRPSTRPSTPQRSLHDNLMEAIRASSIKQLRRVEVPEALR encoded by the exons ATGTCTACCTTTGGCTACAGAAGAGAGCTCAGTAAATATGAAGACATTGATGAAGACGAGCTCCTGGCTTCTCTCACTGaagaggagctgaaggagctggagcgggagctggaggacATAGAGCCCGACCGAAACCTTCCGGTGGGGCAACGGCAGAAGAGCCTGACGGAGAAAACACCGACGGGGACTTTCAGCAGGGAAGCACTGATGGCATATTGGGAGAGGGAGACCAGGAAACTCTTAGAAAAAGAGAGATTGGGTGCGTGCGACAAG GACTCTGAGCAAGAAGAAGACAATTCAGAAGATATCCAAGAAGAATATTTCACAGAAAGCAATAGTGAAGTGTCTGAGGAGGCATATACTGAAGAGGATGATgatgaagaagatgaggaggaagatgaagatgacagtgatgatgaggatgaggaaaagcaaaatgctgcagCTGGTGAAAgacctggggacagcaggagtTCCGACCACATCAGACGCAAGAAGTGTAACGGTGCAAAGGACAATCAAAACTTACTCAATGGCCACGATGGAAAAGACACCGATAATCTGAGCTTAAAAAGCAGTGCCATCCACCCTTGCGGAAATCCAACAGTTATTGAGGATGCTTTGGAAAAAGTTAGGAGCAACGACCCTGACACCACGGAGGTCAATCTGAACAACATTGAAAACATCACTTCACAGATGCTTATCCAATTTGCTCAAGCCCTGAGGGACAACACAGTGGTTAAGTCATTCAGCTTGGCTAACACGCATGCTGATGACAACGTTGCAATAGCTATTGCTGGTATGTTAAAGGTAAATCAGCATATAACTAGCCTGAATATTGAGTCAAATTTTGTCACAGGCAAAGGAGTGCTGGCCATCATGAGAGCTTTGCAGAATAACAAAGTTCTAACTGAACTGCGGTTCCACAATCAAAGGCACATCATGGGCAGCCAGGTGGAAATGGACATAGTTAAACTGTTGAAAGAGAACACCACCCTGGTCAAGCTTGGATACCACTTTGACCTTGCTGGCCCAAGAATGAGCATGACAAGTATCCTGACAAGAAATATGGATAAACAAAGGCAAAAGCGTATGCAGGAGCAGCGACAACAAGAGTCTGGTTGTGATGGAGCCGTCAATCCAAAGGCCAAAGGCTTGCAGAAGGGGACGCCTCGGTCCTCACCTTATGTGTCACCTAAGAGCTCACCTTGGTCCTCTCCAAAGCTCCCTAAGAAAGCACTGCCAGTGAAAAGTCAGCCTCCAGCTCCTgcgcccccacctccccctccacccccgcctcctcctcctcctcctccccccgttATTCCAGAGAAGAAGGCACCAACCAGGAATATAGCTGAAGTCATCAAACAGCAAGAAAGCTCAAAGAAAGCCTTACAGaatggacagaaaaagaaaaaagccaaaaaaagcaaaaagcatgagAACAGCatattgaaagaaattaaagattCTCTAAAATCAGTCTCGGACAGAAAATCAGAGGAAGGTTCACGACCCTCCACCCGTCCCTCCACCCCACAAAGGTCTCTCCATGACAACCTTATGGAAGCAATTCGGGCAAGCAGCATAAAGCAATTGAGGCGG GTGGAGGTACCAGAAGCCCTTCGGTGA
- the LOC134511801 gene encoding uncharacterized protein LOC134511801: MVEAEPISFGDAQLEERRGEERRGEERREEKRREEKRREEKRREEKRREEKRREEKRREEKRGEEKRREEKRREEKRREERREEKRREEKRREEKRREEKRREEKRRRMQKKKIWNKEKRKSREAEPPATPR, from the exons ATGGTGGAAGCAGAGCCAATATCATTTGGAGATGCACAGCTGGAG gagaggagaggagaggagaggagaggagaggagaggagagaagagaagagaagagaagagaagagaagagaagagaagagaagagaagagaagagaagagaagagaagagaagagaagagaagagaagagaagagaagagaggagaagagaagagaagagaagagaagagaagagaagagaagagaagagaagagagaagagaagagaagagaagagaagagaagagaagagaagagaagagaagagaagagaagagaagagaagagaagagaagaagaatgcagaagaagaaaatctggaataaggaaaaaaggaag AGTCGCGAAGCAGAGCCCCCAGCAACACCTCGTTAA